AATGGTTTTAGATGGTATAGCAGGAGTAAAATTTCTTTTAGAAGGAAAACCAAAGTTTATGCTTGCTATCTTGAAGGCACATTTTTATATGTATAGCAATCTATCTTCTACTTTGAAAAAGCGAAAAGCCAATCAAGCAAAATTTGGTACGCTCAAATTGCCAAAAATAGTCTATCCCAAAAGCATTGTATGGCAGTATTTTGCTAATAAAAACAAGACCTTCAAAGAGCTTGATTAAATAGGCTATTTCAATTCTGAAACAACAGTTTCTTTATTTATTTCTCTAAAAGAATAGATTTTTTTTCCGTTATGCTCTTGCATAAAGTTTTGAGCATCTTCTTTTGTAGAAAAAGGAATAAAATCTTTTCCCATAGCACTTGTCTTGTCGCTACCTGTTACATAAAAAGCTGTCTGTCCATCTATTTTTTGAGTAGTATAATAGTCTGTAACTTCTAATTTTTCAATAGCTTTAGCTATATTATTTGAAGAATCTGCTAGATGAATCAGCATACAGCGAGGAGAGCAAAAAGCTACATTTTTTCCTTCTGCTTTTACCATTACTTGCCAGTTGGGAAAGTCATTGGTTGGCATTCCACAGTTTTGGCAGTCTGTCCATTTTACTTCTACTGATGAGTTATCTGTTTGTTTTGCGTTTTCTTCTTTATTTGTTTGGCTGTTGCAAGCCAAAACTGTGAGAAGGACAAAAATTAGTAAATAAATTTTATTCATTTTGAAACACTATTTTTTCTTAAAAAATTATTTTCTGCCAATAAGAATACAGTATTTTTCTGGTTTTTCTACACGAAATTGCAAAACATTCTGAGATTCTAAATAATCACGAATTTGTTTTTGATTGAATGTCTCTGGGAAAGTAAGAATAATAAATCGTTTGGCAACACGAGCAAGTTCTGGCAAGGCTTCCATCAATTCTTTTTCTTCTTCAAACCCATCTGTGCTTGTAACCACATCAAACTGATTGCTAGGGTAGCCTTGAAGTGTTGGGAAAGGAATATTTTCTTTTGTTGAAAGAGTAGTAAATCCTCCTTTGTATATATTTTTGATTCGCCTTACCTGCTCTTCATCCATAGAAAGAGCAATCGTAGGTAGATAATGAAATTCATCTACTAACTTCCAAATAAAATCCGTCTGTTTTTTTTCTAGATTTAATACTTGGTCGGGCTGAATGCCACGCAAAACACCGAAAAGTTTGTCTAAATAAGGAGATGCATCCTGTTTCTTTAAAAATTCTACTTCTAATTTTTTTTCTTCCCCTAACTGTATGAGTTCTTGTTTTTCTTCTGGAATTAGGTCTTCCAAAGGTTTTTTGAAATAAGTTTGTGTAGAGTTAGTAGTTTCTAGCTTGCCTCTTACAAAGGCTGCCAAGAGTTGTGTATAATAAGTAGAAGGAATTTGTTCTGGTGTTGATGAAAATGGATTTTCCACGAATACTATGTATTTATTGTATAAGGATAGTCAATTATTTTGAAGAAAGAAATGTGTTTTTTATAAGTTAAAAAAATAGCTTTTACAATATTCAAAATAGATATATATATTTCTTCTTCAACTGTACTTCAAATCTCTCAAATATACTCTCTTTTTATAAGTTGTCCTAATTAAAAATAACATTTGAAATAATATAGTGTGGAGTGTTGCAATATAGTTTTGATATTTATTCTTTTTGTTATTACTTCGAAAACTATTTTGAATACCAAGGTGTTTCCACATACTGTACAAGCAGAATCATTAATCATATACTATGAACAAAGCAGAACAAAAGCTCACTCGTTTGCAAGAACTTTTACGCATCGAAAAACGAGAAGATGCAGCACAATATCAAGTCAAAATTGTACAAGCACCACTTGCCAAACGTAGGAAAGACGGACTTTGTTGGTTTCCTGTGGGCATAAACGACGAGTTTGTAGGTTTAGGGGGAAGATGGAATATTGATATCGAACGCTCCAACGACAAAGGGCAACCTCATCAACTCAATGTTGGAAGCATAGTAACTGTTTTTGAGCAAAAAAATGGATTGGAGGGAGAGAAAATTAATGGTGTAGTCAGTAAGGTAGAAAATGATAAGATGCGAATTGCTTTAAATACTGAGGAGTTTCCAGACTTTTTAGACAATCAAAATAGTAGTATTGGTGTTTATTTGGCTTTTGATGATTCTACTTATCGTGAAATGAATCAGACCATAGAAAAGGTTATAAATGCAAAAGATGATAGGTTAGCCGAGCTAAGAGATATATTTTTAGGAGAAAAACAACCTCATTTTGAAAAATGGGAAGAAAGAAACAATAATTTTGAACAATCAACACAAGATTTGAATCAATCTCAAAAAAAAGCTGTTCAAAACATTCTGCAAGCCCAAGATATTGCCATCATTCACGGGCCTCCTGGAACTGGAAAAACAACTACTTTGGTGGCAGCCATTGTAGAAACACTCAAAAATGAGAGACAAGTAATGGTTTGCGCTCCAAGTAATACGGCTGTGGATTGGCTGACAGAAAAACTAAATTCTAAAAATGTAAAAGTAACACGTTTAGGGCATCCTGCAAGGGTAAATGAAACGCTAGAACACCTTACGTTGGATGGAAAGATAGAACAACATTCAGATTACAAATACTATAAAAAGTTATTGAAACAATCTGAACAAATGCGAAAACAAGCCTTAAAGTTTAAACGAAATTTTGGACAGAGGGAACGCAACGAGCGCAAGCACATGTTGCGAGATGCCAAGCGTTTGAAACAAGATGCTTTAAAATTGGAAGAGTATATTTCAAAACATGTCTTGGAAAACTCACAAGTATTGGCGTGTACGCTGACAGGTTCGGCAAGTTATGTCGTAGCACATCGTAGTTTTTCAACACTTTTTATTGATGAAGCAGCACAGGCTTTGGAAGGTGCAACATGGATTCCTATCTTAAAAGCCAACCGAGTAGTTATGGCTGGCGACCATCAACAACTCCCTCCAACTATAAAATCTTTTGAAGCTGCCAAAGCAGGATTAGAAAATACGCTTTTTGAAAAAATAATAAAGAAACATCCACAAGCAGCCCAAATGTTGAGCGTTCAGTATCGCATGAATGAACAGATTATGGAATTTTCAAATCAAAAATTCTATAAAGGAAATCTAAAGGCTTTTGAAACAAATAAAAATCACCTTCTTTACCCAAATCTTGCTCCAGTAGAGTTTGTAGATACGGCTGGCTGTGGTTTTTCTGAAATTCAAGACGAGGAAACATTGAGCCGTTACAATCCAGAAGAGGCAAATTTGGTAGTTAATCATCTCACACAGCTTTTTGAAGAAATTTTACAAAAAATAGAAAACAAGGAAATAGAAAATCCGAAAGAGTTTATAGATAATTTTTCTGTGGGAGTACTTTCTACTTACAAAGCCCAAGTATATCTATTGCGTGATTTGATTCGAAATAATGACCTTCTTAGTAATTATTCTAATCAGATTACGATTCATACTGTGGATGGATTCCAAGGACAAGAAAGGGAAGTAATGTATATTTCTTTAGTTCGTTCGAATGAAAAAGGTGAAATAGGTTTTCTTAAAGACTTACGCAGATTCAATGTAGCCATTACACGAGCAAAAAAGCGTCTTGTTGTCTTTGGAGATTCTGCAACATTGGGAACAGACGACTTTTATAAAGATTTCTTAGATTATGCTGAAAAAATTGAAGCCTACAAAAGTGCTTGGGAGTATATGGTTTAAATTATCATTTTTTATTGTTCATATACTCTAATTTGGATTGAAAAGTATAGCCAATAATTGTAGCTCTTTGTTTGGCTTCATCAGCTTTATTTCCTTCAAAAAGTTCATCTATGGTTGCTGTAAATAAAGAGAGCCACTTTTCAAAGTGTGTTTTATCTATGGGAAGAGGAATGTGTTTTGCAAAAGGACTACCTTTATAATTTCCTTCTCCAAATAAAATTCCATTCCAAAAACGATACATAGTAGGCAAATGAGAATCCCAATTTACGTTAGCAAAATCGTTAAAAATGGGAGAAAGAAGCTCATTTTGGTTTACTCTTTTATAAAAAGTATCGACGAGTAGCTTAATATCTTTTTCGTTTTGTATGTCTTTTTTCATATGGAATGTGATTTCTTAGAGTAATGGACATTAATAGATATTGCTGTTCTGTGAGTCACAGAACAGGGAAAAGTGCCGTTTGTTGGTGTTTTAGTGTAGCGACACCAACAATTTTTTATTTCATGTCCAGTATTCTATTGACTTCTATTGTTAGTTTTATTTATATATTTGTTCTCAATTTCAAATATACTTGTTTTCTTTAAAAATATAAATATTGACAACTCCAACTATACCCTCTACTCGTCGTATAGGTTATTTAGATAGCATAAGAGGTATGGCTGCTTTAGCAGTGGTTATATTTCATTCAAATGCTTGGTTAGATTTTACCAAAGACACTAATTTTAATAGTAGTATTCCTACTCACATATTGAATATTTTTTTCAATGGTCATAATGCTGTATGTTTATTTTTCGTCTTGAGTGGTTTTGTTTTATCCTTAAAATATGTAAAGAAAAATGATATACAGGAGGTATCTTATGTAGAATTCATATTAAAAAGAATCTTTAGGCTTTACCCTGCCTATTGGTTTGTTTTGATAATTGCTGCATTATATACAAGCGCTGATAGTGTAGTTTTTTTCCAAGAACTTCCACTGTTGATTTTTGGAAATAACACATTAATACCTCCATCTTGGTCACTAATAGCAGAAATGCGAATGTCTTTGATTTTTCTTTTCTTGCTTGTCTTGGCTATGCGAAATGTCAAACTTTTATTTGTGGCAGCTTTTTTATTTTGGTTTCTATTTGGGTTTAGAGTCTATGTTTTACACTTTTGCTTAGGAATTTTACTTGCTATGAACTTTGATAAAATACAGCAACTAGAACTAAGCAAAGCAAAAAGATATGTACTGTTTTTTATTGGATTTCTTTTATGCTCCTTCGAACAAATTCATTTTATTATTGTTCCTCACGAAAATTTTAAAGCAACTAATACAGAATTAGGATTTTTTCTCGGTGCTTTCGGATGTGTTATTTGGCTAGTTTTGGCAATGTCTGCTCCCAAATTTCAAAAAAGAATAGAAACCAAACCATTATTATTTTTAGGAGATATTTCCTATGGACTCTACATTGGGCATTGGCTTATTTTTGTAAATATTTTAGAGCCTCACTTTGAATGGTTTCTATCTAAAATCGGTTCTTTTTATCTAACACACATAATAGTCAGATATGGTTTAGTAATTCCTCTTTCACTCCTCTTTGCAACGTTTCTTTATTATGTTATAGAAAAGCCTTTTATAAAGTGGGGATACAATATTGCTAAGAAGTATAAGGACAAATTAGTTCTCAAATTAAATTAATGAGTAAAGCATACATCAAAAAAAATCAGACAATTTCTTAAAGTAGATTGTCTGATTTTTTTTTTGATAAAAGAATTTAAGATAAATGCTTAGTTATCCATAGAAGCCAAAAATTCATCATTAGATTTTGTTCCTCTCATGTGCTTGAGCATATAATCCATTGCTTCATTAGAATGCATATCATTCATCATTCTACGCAAAATCCAAACACGCTGTAATACATCTTTGTCTAAGAGTAAATCTTCACGACGAGTACCCGAAGCAGGAATATCAATAGCAGGATAAACACGCTTATTAGCAAGTTTACGATCAAGTTGGAGTTCCATGTTGCCTGTTCCCTTAAATTCTTCAAAGATAACTTCATCCATTTTAGAACCTGTATCAATAAGTGCTGTGGCAATAATAGTGAGTGAACCACCATTTTCTACATTACGAGCTGCACCAAAGAAACGTTTTGGTTTGTGAAGTGCATTAGCATCTACACCACCAGAAAGAATTTTTCCAGATGATGGAACAGTTGTATTATATGCACGAGCCAAACGAGTAATTGAATCCAAGAGAATAACCACATCGTGTCCACACTCTACCAAACGCTTGGCTTTTTCCAAGACCATATTAGAAACTTTTACATGTCTGTCGGCTTGCTCATCAAAGGTAGAAGCCACAACTTCGCCTCTTACACTGCGTTCCATATCCGTTACCTCCTCTGGACGCTCGTCTATCAAAAGAACAATCAGATAACATTCTGGGTGATTTTCAGCAATCGCATTAGCAATTTCCTTTAAAAGTACTGTTTTACCAGTTTTGGGCTGTGCTACAATCATTCCACGTTGCCCTTTTCCGATAGGTGCAAACAAATCCAACATTCTTGTTGAATAAGTATTTGGTTTTGTGGAAAGATTAAGGCGTTCACGAGGGAAAAGTGGAGTAAGGTGTTCGAAAGAAACACGGTCTCTTATTTGTTCGGTTGTTTTGCCATTTACAGATTCAATTCTGAGCAAGGCAAAGTATTTTTCTCCGTCTTTTGGTGGACGAATCTGTCCTCTGACAGTATCTCCAGTTTTCAAGCCTAAAAGTTTGATTTGAGAAGGAGAGATATATACATCATCAGGACTTGCCAAATAGTTGTAGTCAGAAGAACGCAAGAAGCCATAGCCATCAGAAATAACTTCCAAAACTCCTTCGCTAGTTACCACGCCATCAAACTCACGAATGTTATATTTTTTGTTTGAAGAACGTTCCTTTTTATCTGAATTTTTTTCAGAATTATGGTTTGACTTTTCAGAACGATTAGAAGAGCTTTCCTTTTCCTCTTCATTTGGCTTTGAACGCTGTGAAGCTCTATGTACATTAGATTTTGAATCTGTTTCTTTTACATTTACTCTGCTTCTACGACGCAAATTATCGTTTTCTTGTCTGTCGTCATTACGGTCTAGTCTAGAACGTCTTTCTGTTTTGTCAGAATCTTCATTACTACTGGTATTATTAGAACGAGTAACATTTTCACGTTTTCTTTCACGCAATGTTTCTCTCACTCGTTCTACTGAATCATCTTGTTTTGTGTTATCTGATTTTTTAGACTCATCGGATACACTACTATCAGATTCTTTTTTAGAAGTTTTTTCTCCAGTATCTTCTTTGTTTTCTTTGTCTCTTTTCAAAAAACTAAAGGTTGGCAGTTTGTAACCAGAAGGTTTTTTTTCAGAGACTTCGTTTTTGTTCTCTTTTGTGGTTTCAGAAGCAGGTACAGCTTCTTTTTCTTGCTCTACATCTTCGTCCTCACCATTAGTTGCTTGGTGGTCTAAGATTTTGTAGATAAGGTCTTTTTTAGTCAGTCGGCTATAATTTTTTAAGCCCATTTCAGTGGCGATAGTACGCAATTCGGAGAGTAAGCGAACATTGAGTTCCTCAATATTATACATATTGGCTTATAAGGTTGGTAGGGATAATGGTTTGATTCTAATTTTTTTAAAGATTTAATCCAAGTTTAGTAAGGATATTAAATCAATGATAGAAAAAAACGTGAAGTTGTTATGATAAAAGATATAGTAAAAGAGATATTGATATAGCTTTATAGTATTAAAAACTACAATTAATTAATAAATGTATGCTTGAAATTTTATATCAACATCTGTTAAATAATGATTGTACAAAAAATGTATTGTAGATACTTTATAAATACTCTAGTATCAGAATATTTTCAAAAGTGGAAAATACATTGATTGAAAAGATGAGAGGAATGACTTTGATTTTTATAAAAAATATCACAAAAATATAAGTTGGTGAATATATATCAATTACTGTATGAGTAATGTTGAAATTATATTGCAGACTTATCCTCTTTTTGTATCCTTTAGCAGTAATATTTAAAGGACACGTAAATATAACGTTTTTTTAACGAAAAGTTTTATTTATTTTTTATTTTATCAAAATAAATATCTCTAAAAGGCTTTCATTTGCTCCAATATTTCCAAAATCCCCAAATTTTTCGTTTTCTAAGATATTCCAAATCAGATTCGTTTTGGTAGGCTTCTCTTTCAAAAACAATATTCATATATGCCTTGTGATGTTCTTTAAACCTAATAAGTTGGACAATATAATGTCCTAAATAAGCCAAGTAAAAAGGAACAATCAACATCTCTAACTGCTGACGTAAGTGTATTTTCTCATGGTTGATTAATACTTTATCGTATTTGTCATCCACTTCTTCCACCAAAACGAAAGGAAATAAAGCCATTGCACGAGGAGGGCTTGGTAAAATTTTGAACAGTAATGGGTTGGTAAGTAAAATCAAGGAAGTATTTTTTAGAACAAAAAAAATAAATTTTCAACGACTAAGTTGCTTTTTTTCTTCTGGAGACAAATCGTCCCACCTTTTTTTGAGAGCCTCTAAATTCGAAATGCAATCTTCCAGCCCCATCTGAGTACATAATGTTTTTATATCTGTGGCTTTATTTGACTTATTGCTATTTATTTGTTTGATAAAAAAAGGCGAAACTATTTTTGATGCTTTTTCTGCATTCATATCTGAAAAACTCAAACTTTCTCTAAGTTTTTTGGCATGATAGTATTCCATCAGAGACGTAATTTGTGCCACAGACAGCGAAGAGGCTGTTCCATTATAGACTTTCAAAAACTCATCAAAGTGTCCTGCTCCTGCTTCGCTTTCCAACAGACGAATAAAAGAGTTTTTTCCAAGTTCAAAAACTTGGTGTATTTGTCCGTCAGGTACACTAACCTCTGCTTTTACCTTATTAGCTAGGTTAGCCTCAGCATCACTTATAATTTTATCTATTGGACTAGTAGTCATAAATTTTTTAAATTTTTGTGCGTTTTAAAAAAATCTCTCATAGCCGATTTTGTGTTCTGACTATGAGAAACAAAGTACCAAAATAGATTTAACTAAAAAATCCTCCCAGTCCACCTTTTTTACCAAGCAGCCCCCCAAGCAATCCACCAATATTATCTAGGTTGTCAAGTCCCAGTTGAGACATCATCGAACCTTCGTCTTCAGCTTTTCCTGTTTCTGGAGAAGCAATCTTTGACATAATAAAAGGAATAACCATATTCGAAACCATTGCAGCCGTTTCTTTTGAAACCCCCATTTTCTCCATTAAATCACCACCAAACTGATTAACAAGACGCATAACTAACGGATTGGCTGTTGTGGAAGTGGCTTTTCCATTAAAAATATCTAAAAGCTGAGGCAGATTTCCACTTAGTGCTTCGCTTGCTATTTGTGTAAGAAATGCATCTTTGGCTACATGAGCTGTTTTTTCTACTTGTTCTTCTGAAAAGCCTACTTCTTGTTTAAGTTGTGAGCCAAGTTGAGCCTGTGCAAGTTGTAGTAAGTCGTCTATCATAATTTTTGTGTGTTGTGAAAAATAAAAAATGGAATGATTACAAGATACTATTTTTTTGATAGAAAGATAATAAGATATTACCAAAATCACAGTTTTGTAATTGTCGCTTTTGAAAAATAATTGTATTTTGAAGATAAAAAATACACCAAATTTATCTTTAAAGAACTATGTTAGGACATATTCGCCCTGTGTTTAAAAAAAACACCCCTAATCTACAATCGTATCGAAATGCGTATTGTGGAGTTTGTGCTAGTCTTCGTAAAAAACATAGTCAGCCTTTTTCGCTGCTCGTCNNNNNNNNNNGCTTTGCTTGCCTTACGTCCTTACTATTCGAAAAGCAAAACCATCAAAACGGCTTGTCCTGCGAAGCTATATGTTTACTCACACCGAACTGAAACCAACCCAGTCATTGACAAGGCTGCCGATTTTTCTATTCTGCTTGCTAGTTTAAAGCTGACAGACATAAAAATTGATAGGAAGTCAAATATTGCTCGTTTACTACTCAAAGTGTTGGATAAAAAACAACAGAAAATATACAATTCGCTTTCAAAGACTTCTCAGGATGCTTTTGAAGAACATATTTTTATTACACAAAACGACCCTACAAATTTTGAAACCACGCTACACAGTTCAGGAGTGTTGAGTAAAACATTATTTGAAGAACTAGCTCTGCTTACGACTATTCCGAAAGACAAAAAGCAGTTTTTATCAGATTTTTTCTATAAAATAGGTCGTCTTATTCCTCTTTCAGATGCTTTGACAGATTGGGCAGAAGATGCAGCCAAAGGAGCATATAATCCAATTTTGAGTAGAGTAAAAAATGAAAACATTTCTTTTGAAGAAGCCTATTATTTCTACAAGCAAGAATTTCAAAGGCTACTCTACCAACTAAAATATGAACTAAAGACACTACAAAATCTAGATTTTGAAGACTGGCTCAACAATGCTTTTGAAAGGTTAGAGCGTCAGATTATCAAAAATGGCATTCAGAAAAGCTGTAAAACAACGATTACAGAGCCTATTCTGATGAAAAATGATTGCGACTGTGATTGCGATTGTGATGGAGATAGCGATTGCTGCTGTTCTTGTGATGGTTGTTGTAGTTGTGATAATTGTTGTTCTTGTGATAGCTGTTGTAGTTGCAATGGATGTGGAGATAATGATGATGAGGCTTCTGCTTGTAGCTGTTGTTTTGCTTCTGAAGATTTTGATTCAGACGATGTTGGTATGGAAGAAACGACGAGCAAGAAGAAGAAAAAGAAAAAAGGTGAAAATGATACTACTGGTGAGGAGGAGTAAATTTAGAGCTTTCAAATTCATTAGAAAGTTAGCTTGTAAGTATTTGTGTTGGATTATAAATACACAAAAAATGCTAAAGGTTCGCATAAATGCAGTGTTTTGATTAGTTTTAGGATGGAATAAATCATAGTTATTCAAATTACAAAAATTATGGACGAGTTTGTAAAAGAAAATGAAAGTAATGAATTTGAGAAACCTCCTATCTTCGGAACATGGAAGATGTTTTATAGCGTAGTAATAGGAGAACTGTTATTTTTGATTCTTCTTTTTTATTTGTTTGGAAGTTATTTTAATTTTTAAACCACAGAGTTTAGAGAGTTAAAAGAGAAAATACAAATACACTTTAAAACACAGAGTTACACAGAGAATGCAACATAGTGCATCTTACTGGTTACTGATAACTGTTTACGGCTAACTGAAAAAATGAATACTTTAGACTGGATTGTACTGATTGCGACACAAGTTTTGATAATTGCTTACGGAATTTGGAAGACACGCAAACAAAGTAAAAATTTACAAGGCTATTTACTCTCGGATAGAGACATGAACTGGTTTACGATTGGGTTGTCTATTATGGCGACGCAAGCTAGTGCGATTACTTTTCTCTCTACCCCCGGACAAGCATTTGGTAACGGAATGGGTTTCGTACAGTTTTATTTTGGTTTGCCTATCGCTATGGTAATTTTGTCCATTACAGCCGTCCCCATTTATCATAAACTCAATGTTTATACAGCGTATGAATATTTAGAAAATCGCTTTGACTTAAAAACTCGTTCTTTGGGGGCTGCACTTTTTCTTACTCAGCGTGGTTTGGCTGCTGGACTTTCCATTTATGCACCTGCAATTATTCTCTCTACGGTTTTGGGTTGGAATATTTATTATCTGATTGTCATTATTGGAATTGTTGTGATTGCTTATACCGTTTTTGGAGGAACAAAGGCAGTTAGTCAGACACAAAAGCAACAAATGCTTGTTATTTTGATTGGAATGGTGGCAGCAGGATATATTTTGATTTCACTTTTACCTAAAGAAGTTTCTGTTACAGATGCACTAAGCGTGGCTGGTGCTGTGGGCAGATTGGAAGTCATTAACTTAGAATTTGATATAAATAATCGTTATAATGTTTGGTCTGGAATTATAGGAGGGCTATTTTTGGCTCTTTCTTATTTCGGAACTGACCAGTCGCAAGTGCAGCGTTACTTGACAGGAAAATCTATTGCTCAAACTCGTGTTGGGCTTCTGATGAACGGAATGGTAAAGATTCCAATGCAGTTTTTGATTCTTTTGGTAGGAGTATTTCTTTTTGCTTTTTATCAGTTTTATCAACCCCCTATCTTTTTTAACAAGGTAAAGAAAGAAAAATTTGTACAAGAAAATATAGTGAAAGCAGAGGAACTCAAGCAATTAGAAAATCAGTATTCACAAAATTTTGAAGAGAAAAAGCAGGTTATTTTTGACTTTTTGGAAGAAAAAGAAAAAGCAGAGCAGCAAAATAGAACATTAGATACTACCTACGCTCATAAAATTCGTCTTTATAATGCTCAAAATGATGTACTTCGAAACAAAGCCACAGCTATCATCAACAGTATTGATAAAAATGATAAGTTAGAAGCAAAACGCCTTAGCAATAACGATTTGGATTATGCTTTCATCAACTTTGTTTTAGATTATCTGCCTATTGGGCTGATTGGTCTTTTGGTTTCGGTAATGCTTTCGGCAGCGATGTCTTCGGCTTCTTCTGAACTCAATGCACTAGGTTCGACGACGGTAATTGATATTTATAAACGCTCTATGGTAAAAGATAAAGATGACGAACATTATGTAAAAGCCTCTAAAGGATTTACGATGTTTTGGGGTATTTATGCCATATTTTTTGCGATGCTTGCCACTCAGCTAGATAATCTGATACAGGCTGTAAATATTTTGGGTTCACTTTTTTATGGGACAATCTTAGGAATATTCTTGGTCGCTTTTTATATCAAGAAAGTAAAATCAAACGCTGTTTTTGTGGCTGCCATAATTAGCGAATCACTCATTATTTTTCATTACATTTTCCTAAGAGAAACCTTCGAAATTGGCTTTTTGTGGTACAATCTGATTGGCTGTGTGATGGTAATTGTGTTAGGAGTTTTACTTGAATCTATTTTGAAAAGTAGTGGAAAGAATGCTAAAAATGATTGAGAAATAAAAAAGACAGAGTTTGAGCTCTGTCTTTTTTGGTAATATTAATCTTCGTCATCGTCATCAGAATCATCGTCGTAGTTATCATTTTCTGAGAGATAATCTACTTCAGCGTGTTCATCTTCGTACTGATTTTTTACTTCTTCTTTCAAGAATCCTTCATCATCAAAATCATCATCGTCTTCTATAAGCTGGAGAGCTGTCGCTACTGACATTCTTACTAGATAAATTTTTTCATCTGTTTCGAAGCGCAAAGCACTAACGGTTTGGTTGTCTTTATTTTTAAAAGTAATGAGGTGTTGGCTATATCCTTCTGGATATACAAGTTTGATTTGTTCTTGTAAATCAGAAGAAAGTTTTTCAAAATCGGTAATAACACGTGCTTTACTCATAATTTTTTGGATAAAAGATTTTATTTTTTACGAAATGAAATATTTGAGGGTTCAATATATAAAATACAATGTTGATATGAAACACAACTGTTACGAAAAAAGTTGAATAAAGTTACAGAGAATAAATAGCATTGTAATTTTCTTCATTAAATCTCTTACTACTTTGAGACTTTTT
This portion of the Bernardetia sp. genome encodes:
- a CDS encoding nitrous oxide reductase accessory protein NosL, producing MNKIYLLIFVLLTVLACNSQTNKEENAKQTDNSSVEVKWTDCQNCGMPTNDFPNWQVMVKAEGKNVAFCSPRCMLIHLADSSNNIAKAIEKLEVTDYYTTQKIDGQTAFYVTGSDKTSAMGKDFIPFSTKEDAQNFMQEHNGKKIYSFREINKETVVSELK
- a CDS encoding AAA domain-containing protein, translating into MNKAEQKLTRLQELLRIEKREDAAQYQVKIVQAPLAKRRKDGLCWFPVGINDEFVGLGGRWNIDIERSNDKGQPHQLNVGSIVTVFEQKNGLEGEKINGVVSKVENDKMRIALNTEEFPDFLDNQNSSIGVYLAFDDSTYREMNQTIEKVINAKDDRLAELRDIFLGEKQPHFEKWEERNNNFEQSTQDLNQSQKKAVQNILQAQDIAIIHGPPGTGKTTTLVAAIVETLKNERQVMVCAPSNTAVDWLTEKLNSKNVKVTRLGHPARVNETLEHLTLDGKIEQHSDYKYYKKLLKQSEQMRKQALKFKRNFGQRERNERKHMLRDAKRLKQDALKLEEYISKHVLENSQVLACTLTGSASYVVAHRSFSTLFIDEAAQALEGATWIPILKANRVVMAGDHQQLPPTIKSFEAAKAGLENTLFEKIIKKHPQAAQMLSVQYRMNEQIMEFSNQKFYKGNLKAFETNKNHLLYPNLAPVEFVDTAGCGFSEIQDEETLSRYNPEEANLVVNHLTQLFEEILQKIENKEIENPKEFIDNFSVGVLSTYKAQVYLLRDLIRNNDLLSNYSNQITIHTVDGFQGQEREVMYISLVRSNEKGEIGFLKDLRRFNVAITRAKKRLVVFGDSATLGTDDFYKDFLDYAEKIEAYKSAWEYMV
- a CDS encoding group III truncated hemoglobin gives rise to the protein MKKDIQNEKDIKLLVDTFYKRVNQNELLSPIFNDFANVNWDSHLPTMYRFWNGILFGEGNYKGSPFAKHIPLPIDKTHFEKWLSLFTATIDELFEGNKADEAKQRATIIGYTFQSKLEYMNNKK
- a CDS encoding acyltransferase family protein; amino-acid sequence: MTTPTIPSTRRIGYLDSIRGMAALAVVIFHSNAWLDFTKDTNFNSSIPTHILNIFFNGHNAVCLFFVLSGFVLSLKYVKKNDIQEVSYVEFILKRIFRLYPAYWFVLIIAALYTSADSVVFFQELPLLIFGNNTLIPPSWSLIAEMRMSLIFLFLLVLAMRNVKLLFVAAFLFWFLFGFRVYVLHFCLGILLAMNFDKIQQLELSKAKRYVLFFIGFLLCSFEQIHFIIVPHENFKATNTELGFFLGAFGCVIWLVLAMSAPKFQKRIETKPLLFLGDISYGLYIGHWLIFVNILEPHFEWFLSKIGSFYLTHIIVRYGLVIPLSLLFATFLYYVIEKPFIKWGYNIAKKYKDKLVLKLN
- the rho gene encoding transcription termination factor Rho, with amino-acid sequence MYNIEELNVRLLSELRTIATEMGLKNYSRLTKKDLIYKILDHQATNGEDEDVEQEKEAVPASETTKENKNEVSEKKPSGYKLPTFSFLKRDKENKEDTGEKTSKKESDSSVSDESKKSDNTKQDDSVERVRETLRERKRENVTRSNNTSSNEDSDKTERRSRLDRNDDRQENDNLRRRSRVNVKETDSKSNVHRASQRSKPNEEEKESSSNRSEKSNHNSEKNSDKKERSSNKKYNIREFDGVVTSEGVLEVISDGYGFLRSSDYNYLASPDDVYISPSQIKLLGLKTGDTVRGQIRPPKDGEKYFALLRIESVNGKTTEQIRDRVSFEHLTPLFPRERLNLSTKPNTYSTRMLDLFAPIGKGQRGMIVAQPKTGKTVLLKEIANAIAENHPECYLIVLLIDERPEEVTDMERSVRGEVVASTFDEQADRHVKVSNMVLEKAKRLVECGHDVVILLDSITRLARAYNTTVPSSGKILSGGVDANALHKPKRFFGAARNVENGGSLTIIATALIDTGSKMDEVIFEEFKGTGNMELQLDRKLANKRVYPAIDIPASGTRREDLLLDKDVLQRVWILRRMMNDMHSNEAMDYMLKHMRGTKSNDEFLASMDN
- a CDS encoding DUF5685 family protein; this translates as ALLALRPYYSKSKTIKTACPAKLYVYSHRTETNPVIDKAADFSILLASLKLTDIKIDRKSNIARLLLKVLDKKQQKIYNSLSKTSQDAFEEHIFITQNDPTNFETTLHSSGVLSKTLFEELALLTTIPKDKKQFLSDFFYKIGRLIPLSDALTDWAEDAAKGAYNPILSRVKNENISFEEAYYFYKQEFQRLLYQLKYELKTLQNLDFEDWLNNAFERLERQIIKNGIQKSCKTTITEPILMKNDCDCDCDCDGDSDCCCSCDGCCSCDNCCSCDSCCSCNGCGDNDDEASACSCCFASEDFDSDDVGMEETTSKKKKKKKGENDTTGEEE